From one Syntrophorhabdaceae bacterium genomic stretch:
- a CDS encoding ankyrin repeat domain-containing protein: protein MARDDKFVAACKDNYLDIVRERIAEGVDVNAHDAQYRTGLMEAAAKGHTYIAELLLENGGDVDLRDERDRTALMEASSSGSYPIVILLLEHGADVNAHDQRKRTALMEAAHGGHDFVVRELLNKGADVNAQDHTGISALMEAAREAHQLVLDELLAHGANVHAVNESGQTAFWMAAHRSLFYYQPVLSSLVARGADVNVKDKELELTPLDLIDSLADMLVAWGAKRGSER from the coding sequence ATGGCGCGGGATGACAAATTCGTCGCTGCATGTAAAGACAACTACCTGGACATCGTCCGCGAGCGCATTGCTGAAGGAGTCGACGTGAATGCGCATGATGCGCAGTATCGTACAGGTTTGATGGAGGCAGCAGCAAAGGGCCATACTTACATTGCTGAGCTGCTGCTGGAGAACGGAGGGGACGTCGACCTTCGGGATGAACGCGACCGGACTGCGCTCATGGAAGCTTCCTCAAGCGGTAGCTATCCGATTGTGATATTGCTCCTGGAGCATGGGGCAGATGTGAACGCCCACGACCAACGGAAGCGAACCGCTCTTATGGAAGCGGCGCATGGTGGACACGATTTCGTGGTAAGGGAGCTGCTAAACAAAGGCGCCGACGTAAACGCACAGGACCACACTGGAATTTCAGCACTGATGGAAGCCGCGCGAGAAGCTCACCAGTTAGTGCTGGACGAACTCCTCGCACACGGTGCCAACGTGCACGCGGTGAACGAAAGCGGCCAGACTGCGTTTTGGATGGCGGCGCATCGCAGCCTATTCTACTATCAACCGGTCCTCAGCTCGCTGGTCGCCCGGGGAGCTGACGTCAACGTGAAAGACAAAGAACTCGAGCTAACCCCTCTGGACCTGATCGACTCTCTCGCGGATATGCTCGTGGCTTGGGGTGCGAAACGCGGTTCGGAACGATAG